The sequence TGAAAAGTTGGACTTTGTTTTGCATGTGTCTAGAAGCCTGCATATATTTCCTGACTTTAATTAAGGATTGCCAAGTGATATAATTGCAATGCTTTGTAAAATTATGGTAATTGTTTCTTTTTGGGCAACATGATGACGGGGATGTTATTTAACCCAAATCAGAATGTTTTCAAATGGATTTCTTAAAATACCAATTGAACTATTTTGTCAATCAGGTTGAACTAGCTGTTCAAGTCTATCACGATGAGGAATACAAGTCAAGGAGATGGCGCTTTCCCTCATACAATTTCACTATCTCAGTTATTTGGTCCCCTTTCCTTGTAAAAGCAGCTATTTTTGAAGACTATAATGGAGTTTCAACATCTGAAGTGGAGCTTCACTTAGACAAGCTGGATAAGAAATGGACGGATCTCTACCAGAACTTGGACTACATGATAATTTCAACTGGGAAATGGTTTCTCAAATCTTCAATCTACTATGAGAACAGCAAAGTGTTGGGGTGCCATTACTGTCCTAAGAGAAACCTTACGGAGTTGGGATTTGATTTCGCTTATCGCAAAGCACTCAGATTCGTGATGAACTTCATAGCAACATCTGGTCATAAGGGCTTGATATTTTTTAGGACATCTACACCGGATCACTTTGAGAATGGGGAGTGGTTTAGTGGGGGGAATTGCAAGAGAACGTCCCCAGTTAAAGAAGGTGAGATTCAGTTGAAGGAGATAAACAGGGTTCTGCATGACATTGAGCTAGAAGAATTTGGAGAGGCAGAAAAAAAGGCTTCCAAGAATGGGGTGAATCTGAAACTGCTCGACTTTACCCCTCTTTTGTTGTTGAGGCCTGATGGTCATCCAGGTCCATACAGAGAATATTATCCATTTTCACATGACAAAAATGCGAAGGTTCAGAACGATTGTTTGCATTGGTGCTTACCTGGGCCAATCGACACATGGAATGATGTGATAATGGAAATGATGCTAAATGGCTAGGAAGTAGGAAGACAGCCAGTGTTATGCCTGAGAAGTTTATTTTTCACCATATCAAGTATGAGAAAATTGGACTGCATCCCGATGCAGACATCCTCGCCATGTGTATACTAAAAGTTCATTAATCTTTTCGAGTATGCATAGCAGGTTGTTTTTACCACAAGTTCTTTCTGTATTGGTCTCAACTGGCTAGTCTTTGATTTCATTACTTGTGGGTTACACAGAATAGGATAGTGCAaagatcatcatcattatgatatGTTATTGAAATCTCAGccattattgttgtttattgtAAACTTTGAGTTATACTCAATTATCTGTTATTCCAATCAGAATTTATGATAGATATGAACCGTTATAATctgtaaacaaattaaatattcaacGGTCTTTTCACACATTGATTTTTCACTTACATGGGAGATGGAAAATTTGGTCCTAAACATCAGTTGAGTTAATtctcattttgttattttttttgttttcattaagGGCCAATGGAaagttttattaactttttttttttttttgacccttCTAATGAACCATACAGAGGGTTTATAAAACAAACCAaccttattttaaaaaaataaaaaataaaaaataaaaataatttcaacccTTCATTCAATTTTCTATACATTACTTTATGACCAAATTTCTGTACATTACTTTATGACcaaatttcttaaattatttcatatataatgagcaaaataattaattccttcCATGCAAGTTTTTCCACTCTGGATTACATAGttttgttcaaaaaaataaaaaataaaaaaatagacaaaCACACAAACAAGGAGTGTAAAGGGAgtttccaaattaaaaaaagaaaaccatctaaggctgttttatttctttttcaaggttgctttttgaagttcaaaatttcTTTCAATCCGTATTAAATTGTAAAACTCTGCCCAACGGTaaaattggtatcaaagccggGGCGTCGGACCTCAAACACCTATTCAATCTCAAAAACTTTTTTCGAATTTGAAAAAAACGACCGTTGGGCTCTCACCAGTTTTCCTATAAAACcacccccttttttttcccaAGAAACAAACACCACACCCTGAAACGCCTTTAgccctctctcttctctctccatCTCCTCTCCCTTGCTTTGCAATGGCTAGCGCTTCAGTTGCTGAGATGGCCGTTAATGGCGGAGTGGCAGGGACGAAGAAGCCAAGGAACAGTCGGAGGGCTCTGAAAGACAAGAAAACCTCTGCAGACGAAGCCAACATCTTGGCCGGAAAGATCTCAGAGCCTTCTCCGACGATATCCGTTCCGAAGCTATCGAACGCCAATCCGGAGAAGGAGAACCACGAAAGCCTCTCTCAGACAAGGTCGTCGCCCAAGAAAGGGAAGGCGAAGAAACAACAGTCCAAACAACAGCAGTCATCTTTCGAGAAAGATCTGCAAGAAATGCAAGAGAAGCTTCAGCAATTGAGGCTCGAGAAGGAGAAGACCGAGGAGCTTCTCAAGGAGAAAGATGAGATGTTGAAGCTCAAGGAGGAAGAGATCGAAACCCGAGGCCGAGAGCAGGAGAAGCTTCAGATGGAATTGAAGAAGTTGCAGAAGTTGAAGGAGTTCAAACCCACAGTGGTAACGTTTTCCTCTCTTCATGTTTCATTTCCaacctttttctttgtttttcaacCCTAGATTTTCAGAAGAAAGTGCAAAAAATCTGATTTTGATTTCTGGTAGTTAGGGTTTGTCCATTTTGATCTTATTCTTTTAGATATATTCTTGcttgttttgtttggttttacaTTACCTATTTACTTGAATTTGTTTGGagaattttggaatttattttttaatgttttcgcGCTTTAATCTCTTTTTCTTGATGTTCTCTACCAGACATTTCCCATTTTTCAGTCACTGAAAGAGAAGGAACAGgacaagaaagagaagaagaagggtTGCCCTGAGAAGAAAAGGCCATCTCCACCTTACATCCTATGGTGCAAAGATCAGTGGAACGAGGTAAAAACACtgagtgaaaaggaaaaaaaaaaaaaaaaaatggggttctgagatttttattttctgggaATATTTCGTTGAATAATATCTGGGTTTTGTCGATCCAGATCAAAAAGGAGAATCCAGAGGCagagttcaaagaaatttcgaACATATTGGGGGCCAAGTGGAAGAATGTTAGCGCAGAAGAGAAAAAGCCTTACGAGGAAAAGTATCAGGCTGAAAAGGAAGCTTATTTGCAGGTAATCGCGAAAGAGAAGCGAGAGACTGAAGCAATGAAGCTCTTGGAAGAGGAGCAGAAACAGAAGACAGCCATGGAGTTGCTAGATCAATACCTCCAGTTCAAACAGGATGCTGAGAAGGAAACGAAAAAGACCAAGTAAGAAACAAAACCATTTTTCTCTTTATCTCTCTGTGTGGCTTTAAAACTAAATGACCTTTATTGCATTTCAATTTGTTACAGGAAAGAAAGGGATCCATTGAAACCCAAGCATCCAATTTCAGCATTTTTCCTGTTTACAAATGAGAGGAGGGCAGCTCTTGCTGCTGAGAATAAGAGTGTCCTGGAGGTTGCGAAGATCACTGGTGAAGAGTGGAAAAAAATGACTGAGGAACAGAAAGGGCCTTATGAAGAGGTTTatttttcattccttatatATCCTCCAAATGAAACTAGTACCTCCtagattttgtatttaatttttttctcttgcaTTTCTTTTTGTCTGTGGAACTTGCAGATTGCAAGGAAAAACAAGGAAAAGTACTTGCAAGAGATGGAGGTTTACAAACAGATGAAGGATGAAGAAGCAGCCAGTCTAAGAAAGGAAGAGGAAGAGCAGAAGAAACTTCAGAAGCAGGAAGCTTTACAGCTGCTCAAGAAGAAGGAGAAAACAGAGAATATTATCAAGGTTCCTTAATATAGCTTTTGAATTGATTAAACATGCTGTGAATAGCTTTCGAGGATGCTAAGTTTGGTTGAACAATGaacagaaaacaaaagaggatcgccagaagaagaagaaggagaagggagaGAAGAAGATTGTTGACCCCAATAAGCCTAAGAAGCCTGCATCCTCATACCTTCTATTCAGGTAAGGCTAGGTAAAACTCTCTCTTCAGTATTATAGTACTCTGAAAATGGGGTGGTAAAGAAAATTGCTAAGTTGAAATTTCACCAAATGTCTGCAGCAAAGAAGCAAGAAAGAACTTGATGGAGGAGAGACCAGGAATTAACAACTCCACCCTCAATGCACTGATTTCAGTAAAATGGAAGGTAGCAACAGAGTTCAAAACTATCCCCTTTTTGCTTGAAGTGTTCTTGCGtgttttttaatgaatatggAAACTATACCATGTCTCTAATTTACAATGTTTGGTTGGTACGGCAGGAACtgaatgaagaagaaagaaaagcatgGAATGAGAAAGCTGCAGAAGCAATGGAGGCATACAAGAAGGAATTAGAGGAATACAACAAAACTGTCGCTGCCAAGGATAACGAGGCAGCAGAAGAATGATGTTCAAAAAGCTTATTTGAACATTCTTAACTTTAGTTGTAATATCGAGGCTCTCTTATGCTAAGATCTCCGCAGTGAAAATTTTCTGATTTGTACTGAAATGACTCTGTAGCTGCTGACATTTccaaatgaaatttaatttcatcTTTTCAACTTTACTACTGTGTATTGCCAAAaaaggggaaggaaaaaaaaaaaaaaaaaaaaaagaatgtctTGACGTAAAAATGATCTAAGTGTAAAAGCTGTTTAGTTGAAGCGTAAAAATGATCTAATGGGAAAAAGGAGGGTTTTATACCAAGAGAAACCAGAGGAAAACATCCAACTGGCAGGAGCTGGCTCAGATGCCATTCTCCTGAGCTACAAAAGTAGTAAAAAGACTAGGCAGAGACTCTCTATCTCTCTAATAATGTTCCAGTTACATCATTTTTCATGCATCAATTACAAACAAAGTGtgccaaaaaattatttttttcttggggTCCACGTAAAAAGCACTTGCTGAAACTTTTCCTTCAGAAGAAGAATATCATTGATTAAGCCTTCAGTTGTGCTTGGGCGTCTGGGTTGTTAATACTCGAAATAACATTTTTGGCGTCTGGGTTGTAAATGCTCGAAATAACATTTTTGGCGTCTGATTCACACCAAATGTGTTCCCAACCTTCCTCTTCAGCCATGAACAATCCTTGAAGGACGCCATAAGTTTCTGCCAATTCTGGCATGTTTGTCCTAAACCGGACCGACTTGAGTTTCAGCACTTCATCCTTATAATTTCTTGCCACAATGCCTATCATACTAACTTCATTTTGAACCGTGGCATcagtgttttatttatttatttattttttttatggcacTTAGAGGAGagcatttaattttaatgtacgCAATATGATATATGGAGAAGAGCAATTAGAGGAATTTACCAAAACCATGGGTAGAAGGAAAACAAAGCAAATTATCTGAAATCTTACATAAATACTTGCTGACCATTTGTTTGATTGTCAACTTGTTTCTTGACGCGATGTGATTCCAAATTAATGTGAAAtggaatttcattttttcttttctgtttttattgGAGTTTGGAAATGTGAATGGATTTGATCATTGGTAATTGACATTAGCACaacagttgaaaaaaaaaagcaaaacacCATCCACAACAAGGACATTTGAGTTTTGACAGCTGGGTCTTATATCTACTTGCTTGATATGCTGATCAAATttggtgtgtgtatatatatatatatatatatattacaatattgTCCAACTTATGGTGGGGATTCCTCCATCGGATTATATGTAATAACCAAACTTACTGGAATAGATGGGCCATGTCACCCATTGTAGTAAAAGTTTGTATAATATTTTACGCTACACAAGCAAGTCTTAcatcatactatatatatatatatgcacacgcAATGATGCTGATGGCTATGTTGCGGGCACGCACCGTTTTACGTTTTGGTGGTTGTTCCAACCAAAGAAGGCTTTGAGATACATGACGACATGCGTATAACTAATATAATGGTCTGATTGCTTTCACTCATCCATATgcttaatcaattaaaattaccGAAAACCACCTAAAATATTAGTAGAAGATGCAGACAAAACACATGGGTAATGTCGTAATTAAGccttttttaaatatgtgaaattGCTTTCCAGTTTCAGTTTATTGACAACCTTACCTTTTAGATATTCAAACCGCA comes from Ziziphus jujuba cultivar Dongzao chromosome 6, ASM3175591v1 and encodes:
- the LOC125419154 gene encoding protein trichome birefringence-like 24; amino-acid sequence: MKLNWKLWLPQKHRHLLVKFAVVILLMGFAFRLVFDRSTGISSRIETPFPEDLSRIETPFPNEAADSKPLVSEEAAETGEHISVREKCNLFSGDWVPNPSGPLYTNESCPLIESHQNCMKNGRPDKEYLYWRWNPRDCELPRLDPKRFLEMMRDKTWALIGDSISRNHVQSLLCMLSKVELAVQVYHDEEYKSRRWRFPSYNFTISVIWSPFLVKAAIFEDYNGVSTSEVELHLDKLDKKWTDLYQNLDYMIISTGKWFLKSSIYYENSKVLGCHYCPKRNLTELGFDFAYRKALRFVMNFIATSGHKGLIFFRTSTPDHFENGEWFSGGNCKRTSPVKEGEIQLKEINRVLHDIELEEFGEAEKKASKNGVNLKLLDFTPLLLLRPDGHPGPYREYYPFSHDKNAKVQNDCLHWCLPGPIDTWNDVIMEMMLNG
- the LOC107430099 gene encoding high mobility group B protein 6 — protein: MASASVAEMAVNGGVAGTKKPRNSRRALKDKKTSADEANILAGKISEPSPTISVPKLSNANPEKENHESLSQTRSSPKKGKAKKQQSKQQQSSFEKDLQEMQEKLQQLRLEKEKTEELLKEKDEMLKLKEEEIETRGREQEKLQMELKKLQKLKEFKPTVTFPIFQSLKEKEQDKKEKKKGCPEKKRPSPPYILWCKDQWNEIKKENPEAEFKEISNILGAKWKNVSAEEKKPYEEKYQAEKEAYLQVIAKEKRETEAMKLLEEEQKQKTAMELLDQYLQFKQDAEKETKKTKKERDPLKPKHPISAFFLFTNERRAALAAENKSVLEVAKITGEEWKKMTEEQKGPYEEIARKNKEKYLQEMEVYKQMKDEEAASLRKEEEEQKKLQKQEALQLLKKKEKTENIIKKTKEDRQKKKKEKGEKKIVDPNKPKKPASSYLLFSKEARKNLMEERPGINNSTLNALISVKWKELNEEERKAWNEKAAEAMEAYKKELEEYNKTVAAKDNEAAEE